Below is a window of Acidobacteriota bacterium DNA.
ATGTTGGCCTCGCTCTCTTCGGTGACGATTTCACCAGCTTGACGGAGGCGTGCGATCTCCTCGCCCGGCATCTGGCTGAGCTCGGAGCGAAGGTGCTGGCGCCGCCAGAGGAGGCGCGACCCGAGGGTGGGCACCCAGTGATCGGTCGGGAAGAACACGAGATCCATGTCGCGCCTCAGTCGGTGACGGTCGCCGGCTTCCGCGGCAACCACCTCGATCTCGTATGGCTGGCCGCCCTCGAGCCGGGCGTGGACGGCGAGCAGCTCCTCGACCCCCGGCGCAATATCCTTTGGCGCAATGAGACGGGCCGGTCCCATCGACTGGAGATGGCGCTGGCTGGCCCAGTAGGCGAGGCCTCCGAGGTGGTCGGCATGGCCGTGACTGACCAGAGCTGTCGTCATCGCGGGTAGAGCGCGATGCGGGCGTCCCGCGTCGAGGGCGAGATGAAGCTGCGGCAGCAGAATGAGCGTTCCCTCGCCAGCGCGAGACCCGCCGACTAGGGTGAGCTCCCCCCACGAGGTTCGGAGCACAAGTCGGCGGAGCTGTGAATCCCTCACTTCGCGGATTGTACGAGGAAGAAGCCCGGCTGCGCGCGCTTGTTGGGAAGATCGATGCGCAGCGTCCATTCGCTGTCCGCCGGCAAGGTTTTCCTGAAACTCTGCGAGCCGAGACGGCCGCGATCTTGGTCGAGCAGCTGGACGCCGAACTTGTGGGTCCCGGAAGGTGAGAAGATCACCCGTCGAACGGTACCGCGCCCCTTACGTTTGAAGCCGAGAAAACCTTTGGTGGAAAAGTCGAAAGGTACCTCCGCGAGGCTTCCACCGTCGAGGGTGATCGAGATGATGCCCGACGAAATCGGGGAATCGAAGGACACCGTGATTCGCGCCACCCCAGGTTCCGGCGTCGGCGTGGGAAGCGGTTGAGCGTTCGCGGTCACGGTTTCAGAAGTCCGACCCGCGCGGCCGCTCACCGGGCGGGCTCGCGCGCGGTGCAACCTCTCCTGAGAAAGCTCGAGATAGGAGGCGGCAATCTCGTTGCGTGGATCAAGTTCGAGGGCCTCTCGGAAGACGCGTGCAGACTCCGAGTAGTTGCCGCTGCGGTAGAAGCGTCGGCCCTCAGCCACCAGCTCGGCGACCAGCCGCTGGTTCTCGGCACTTGTTCGTTCCTCCTCGATCGCGTCGAAGATTTTGTGGGCGAGAGTTCTCGCTGCCGGTGAACTCGGTACCTGGTCCAGAGCGGCCTTGATCGAGGTGCGGGCGCCAATCAGATCTCCGGACCGGAGCTGATTTTCAGCGGATTGGATCGACTCGACGACCATGTGGAGGTTGCGGCTCGAGGCGACGGAGGGCGCGACGAATGGTCCACGGTCAACCCTGGCTCGCAAACCGAAGACGGTGAGGAGGAGCAGCAGGGTTGCCGCTCCGATGATCCCCCACACCCACCGTGACTCGACCTCCCAACCGGCCCACTCGGGGAGGTGGATCCTGCCACGCAGCTCGCCCAGGCGTCCCGCAAGGCCCGATGATGGGACTTCGCCGGTAGGCACCGTGTCTCCATCCCCGTGCATGCGGGTCGCGAGGTCGGGCTGGTAGATCGCGGTTTGGGCGGCGTCGTTGGGGTGCCGCTGGACCAGCGAGCGGGCGAGGGCTCCGAGGACCTCGGCGAGTTCGGCACCGGTCTGGAATCGAGCCTCCGGCTGCTTCTCGAGGCATTTGAGGACGATCGGGTTCAAAGCCGCGGGAATCTCCGGGCTGATGGTC
It encodes the following:
- a CDS encoding protein kinase → IQLKAMSEERIGRYEIEETLGRGAMGVVYLARDPIIDRLVALKTLRVDLDADHAEEFRERFLREARAAGRLNHPGIVTVHDVGEDPESGLMYIAMEHVEGQDLKQILASGRVFRPSEAARIAADVAIALDYAHSLGVVHRDIKPANIILTDDGTAKITDFGIARLETSNLTVDGQFIGTPNFMSPEQITGKQVDGRSDIFSLGVVLFYLLTGQRPFGGDSMHEVTLRIVQEPSPIPSTISPEIPAALNPIVLKCLEKQPEARFQTGAELAEVLGALARSLVQRHPNDAAQTAIYQPDLATRMHGDGDTVPTGEVPSSGLAGRLGELRGRIHLPEWAGWEVESRWVWGIIGAATLLLLLTVFGLRARVDRGPFVAPSVASSRNLHMVVESIQSAENQLRSGDLIGARTSIKAALDQVPSSPAARTLAHKIFDAIEEERTSAENQRLVAELVAEGRRFYRSGNYSESARVFREALELDPRNEIAASYLELSQERLHRARARPVSGRAGRTSETVTANAQPLPTPTPEPGVARITVSFDSPISSGIISITLDGGSLAEVPFDFSTKGFLGFKRKGRGTVRRVIFSPSGTHKFGVQLLDQDRGRLGSQSFRKTLPADSEWTLRIDLPNKRAQPGFFLVQSAK